GGGCTACCTGAGCAACAACAACGTCATCCAGAACGAGGCCAATGTGCGGTACAACTTCTACAAGCCCTTCTGGAAGTTCAACAGCCTCTACAATGCGCTGGGCGTGCAGCACCGCATGCTCTACAAACCGGCCTCTTATGCGCAGATGGTGTATTTTTTCCAGACCAACGCCACCACCCGCAAGTTCCTTTCCTTCGGTTTGACGCTGGCCTTGCTGCCGCACAACAACTATGACTACTTTGAGCCCCGGTCTTACCAGAACGGCCTGCCAGACCGCAAGTTCCGGAGCCCCGCGGGCGGCGAGGTAAGCGGCTACATCTCCAGCGACTACCGCAAGAAACTGGCCCTGGACGTGAATTATGGGTTTTACCGTTCCGGCGAATATGACCAATTTAGCGGCTGGCTGGGCTTGGCCCCCCGGGTGCGGGTCAATGACCATTTGCAGATTGTATACCGGGTAAACTACAACCGCTCTCTGCGTGATTTTGGGTACGCCGGAAAAGACACCAGCAGCCTGAACGGAAACGGCCTGCAAGACAGCATTTTCTTTGGTGCGCGCACGGTGAATACCGTCAACAACACGCTTACCGGCACCTATATCTTTAACGCCCGCACGGCCCTCAACCTGAACATGCGCCACTACTGGTCCAGTGCCACCTGGCAGGACTATTACCTGCTGCTGGCCAACGGCGACATAGATCCGCTGGGGTACCGGCCGCCCGCGCCGGGCTCCAATAACCGCAACTTCAACGCCTTCAACATTGACCTGGTGTACAGCTGGCGGTTTGCGCCCGGCAGCGAGCTGAGCGTGGTCTGGAAGAACGCCATTTACAACTCCATTATCCCAGAGCAGAACCTCTATTTCTCTAACCTGCGCAACACCTTACAGGCCAAACAATTGAATAGTTTCTCCGTTAAGATGCTATATTACCTGGATTACCAGGTCATCAAACACGTCCTGAAATCTTAACGCTTCTTACCCCAGAACTATGGTATCTCCCAAGGTGGCGCTTATTGCCGGCGCAAGCGGTTTGGTGGGCGGGCAGTGCCTGCACCTGCTGCTCAACAGCCCCCGCTACAACAGAGTTATTTCTGTGGGCCGTGTCACGCTGCCCATCCGGCACCCCAAGCTCCAGCAACTGGTGGTAGACTTTGACCACCTGGAGAAACACAGCCTCATGGCCGATGACGTGTATTGCTGCCTGGGCACCACCATCAAGAAAGCCGGTTCCAAGGAGAAGTTTTACCAGGTAGACTACACCTATGTGGTGAAGCTGGCCAAGCTCACGGCCTCCCACTTTGCCTCGCAGTTTCTGGTGGTGTCGGCGTTAGGGGCAGATGCGCATTCCCGTATTTTTTATAACCGTGTGAAAGGCGAAATGGAAGAAGCCGTCAAAGCCCTGCCCTTTACCAGCGTGCACATTTTTCAGCCCTCCCTTTTATTGGGAGAGCGCCAGGAGTTCAGATTAGGTGAGAAGGTGGCGTCCGCGCTCATGAAGTGGGTAGGTTTTATTTTCAGCGGCCCGCTGCGCAAATACAAGGGCATACCCGCCAAGGCCGTGGCCAAGGCCATGCTGGAGGCCGCCAAGCAAGACGGCGGCGGCGTACTGGTGCACTCCTCTGAGCAGATGCAGGAATTTGCTTAATTGCTAATTGTTCTTTTATAAGAGGCGTTTCAGGGCTATTTTCTGGAAAACAGGCCTAAAATGGAAATGCCTCAGAAGAAACGCTTTCCGCGCTACCCCTGCTAAAATTCCGGCATTCGGCGTGTTGGCTCCGCAGTTGCCACCAACCTCTCTTCCTACTTTGCGTACCTCTCGGGAGAAAAACCGCCACCATGGACGCAGACCAACACCAGATCAAACACTTTTTCCCACGCAGTACCCAGTATGACCCGCAGTGGGTGCGCGAGCACTCTATGGGCGAGAACGTCCTTTACAACCTGGAGAGCATCACCTCCCAGATTCCGCTCAAAAAAGGCATGCGCGTGCTGGACCTGGGCTGCGGCAAGGCGGCCAGCTCCGTTTTCCTGGCCAAGGAGTTTGAGGTGCAGGTCTGGGCCGTAGACGAGGCCATTTCAGCTACGGATAACTACCAGCGCGTGCTGGAGGCCAACCTGGAGAACCAGGTGTTCCCGCTCCGCGCCGATGCCCGCTCCCTCCCCTTCCCCGAGGAATTCTTTGATGTGGTGCTGGTCATTGACTCTTATACCTACTTCGGCACCGATGACAAGTACCTGCCCTACATTTGCCGTTTCCTGAAACCCGAGGGCTACATTGGCATAGTGGATGTTTGTTTCAAGGACGAGATTGAGACCCTGGATCAGGTACCTGAGTTTCTGCAGCATGACTACCAGAATTACTGGTACTACATCCACACCGTGGAATGGTGGCGGAAGCTCTGGGAAAAGACCGGTCTGGTGCAGATAAAGACCGCTGACCTGCTCCCCGCCGCCGACCTCATACGGGAGCAGTATGTGCAGGACTTTGAGGAGACCGGCAGAAAAAAAGACCCTTTTGCGCGGGCTTTAAAAAAGGACAAAGACCACAGAATCAGCTTTTTCAGGCTCATAGGGCAACGTACCACTAAGGAAGCGTACCTGCAGTCTTACAAAAAAAGCTAACTTTGCCCCAGAATCTCTCCCGCAAAAAGAGATGGAAACTTTCTGAGGCTTGTTTTCCACCCCGTAAAATAATACCCGGTTCTGCGCAGTTAAGTAGATGCCCCACCTTTCGGGGAAGCCTGCTTTTCAGCAAAGAATCTTTTACCATGAACAACAAACATCTTATTTTTGCGCTGGCCATACTGGTGCTTGCTTTCACTAACTTGTCAACAGCCCAGGCCCAGAAGCATGGGGTGGGCCTGCGGGTAGGAGGCTACACGTCAGGCATCTCAGGGAAGTTTTTTATTAAGCCAGACGTTGCCCTGGAGGCGATTCTGGGAACCGGATTCACCAGAAGGGGGTTCCAATTAACAGGTTTGTATGAGAAGCACGTCCCCGCCTTAGGCGTAACCGGACTGCAGTGGTTCTACGGCGCCGGCGCCCACATTGGCTCGTTCAGGGGCAGGTACTACCACCCGCGTTCTTACAAACGTTACGAAGAATCTTATGACCGAACGCTCACCACGGTGGGTATTGATGGAATTGTAGGTTTGGAATATCAGATTACGGAAATTCCGATTTCTCTGGGGCTCGATTTTAAGCCATTTATCGAAGTCAACCGAGACGGACTTTTCCCGTTTGCAGATGGAGCTCTGACCATCCGCTATACATTCTAATGCTTCCCCAAACCTACTTGAAAAGCCTGCCTCGTGCAGGCTTTTTCTATTTTGGGGTATTTGGGATGTAAGGCTGCAGCCCTATAACATAAGGCTTTTCTAATGATGTTTGCTTTCCTTAGCCTAGTTGATAAAGAATTCGCCTTTGACTTAGATTGGCCGCCTTGCCTGAGTCCTTATGCTTTGGTTGTTTCATTTGTTCCCTCCGAGCGCTCACGGCCGCGGAGCCCCGTCTTTCCCCCTCGCACTGCCCTTGTGGCCTCCTTGCAGTTTTCTCTTAGCTAAAGCCACTGCAGAGTCACAAGCGAGGCGCTCGGAGCAAAGACTGAAATCGGGGGAATGTGTAGGGCTGCGGAGATTCTCAGGCAAGGGTCTTCCCAGTGAGAACCATCCCCCCTCATCCTACCCTTCTCCCTCAGGGAGAAGGAACTGCAGTGTTGCGTTTTAAGCCCGTTTTCAAAGAAACAGCCTCAAAACGCTGTCCCGCCTCTTCACCGCAGACTCCCCCCTTGAGGGGGGCGAGGGGGGTGTTTACACAGGAGAGCACTTTTAGGGAAGTCACTTAAAACCAAAAGTCAAGGAAGTAAATCCGCACCATTGAAGGGAATACTTCTGCCTTCTTCCTCGTCCCCCTTTGAAGGCCTAGGATGACCACTCCTGCAGATCAACCCACGTTTCCGGCCCGTTTTTCCCAAAACAGCCCCAAAACGGCTTTCCCGTTTCTACCTACTCCTACCTCAATCACCCCTTTTTTCCTAACATTCTCTTTACCAATGGCTTTATCCGTAGAAACCGCAAAACAAAGGCACTTAACATTCGGTTTCTACGTTGAAAGGGAGCAGACCTGAAGTCAGATTTGTTTTTTATCTCCATCTTTACGCGCAAAGGCCCATTGCGCAGGTTCAATTGATTTCCCCCTTGGTCCTCCATTCATTACTTCAACTTCATGTCATCCAAATTAAGATTCATCAATAAAGAAAAGTCCACTTTTTATGCCACCACCCGCTCCAGGGTAGAGGATTATTTGAAAGAGAAAGGAATTTCCCGAAACGCCAATCCGGCCATGTGGCGCAAAATCGCTTTTTACCTGACGGTGTTCGCGGGTCTCTATGCCTTGATTCTCTCCAATCAGTTTGGGCCCTGGACCATGTTTGGCATGACCTTGCTGCTAGGGGTTTTCAGTGCGCTGGTAGGCTTCAACGTCTGCCATGACGCCATCCATGGGTCACTTTCTCCCAACAGCAAAGTCAATAAGGTCTTCAGTTTTGTCTTCAACCTAGTGGGGGCTAGTCCTTATGTCTGGAACCTCACGCACAACGTGGTACACCACACCTATACCAACATTCCCGGCCACGACGAGGACATTGAGGTGGCCCCTGGCTTGATTAGGGTGGCCCCGGGTGAGAAAGTGAACAAACTGCAGCGGTTCCAGCACGTGTATGCTTTCGGGTTGTACAGCCTGTCGTCCCTTTCCTGGGTTCTGAGAAAAGACTACATCAAGTTCTTCCAGAAGCAGATTGGCGCCCAGGACACGACCAACCACCCCAAAGCCGAGTACTACAAACTCTTCGCCTACAAAGCCCTGTACTATGTATTGTTTATTGTACTGCCTTTGGTAGTACTGGATATCACGTGGTGGCAATTTATCATCGGTTTCCTGGGTCTGCACCTGGCCGAGGGCCTGGTGATGGGACTGGTGTTCCAGTTGGCCCACGTGGTGGAAGGCACGGAGTTTCCGGAGCCCAACGAGCAAGGCAACATGGAAGAAGCCTGGGCCGACCACCAGATGCGCACCACCGCCAACTTCGCCATGAAAAACAAGCTGGCCGGTTTCCTTTTGGGCGGCTTGAACCAGCAGATTGAGCACCACCTTTTCCCTAAGGTCTGCCACATCCATTACCCAGGCATCTCTAAAATTGTGAAGGAAACTGCCCATGAGTTCGGCCTGCCCTACATTGAAAGCCCTACTTTCTCACAGGCCCTAGGCTCCCATTATCGCATGCTCAAGAAACTGGGCTGGCAGGCCTATAAGGAACAGGAGCTCGCGTACGCGGATGAGATTTTAGCCGAGAAGCAACTGGCCGTAAATTGAACTTTCGATAGTATTCAAAAAAAAACCGGAAGAACCCGTGTTTCTGGCATCTGCCTGAGATACGGGTTCTTCCGGTTTTCTTCAACAACCACTGCTGCTGGTTACTTTTGCCCTCCTCCCCGTCCCACTTTGAAGACAATCCCGTTTCATTCAAAATTTTCCCTGGTTCAAGTTTGTAACTTGGACCTAAAATGACCTGAAGTTTTCAACTTCAGTGAGGCGCGAGCCTCAAATGGCATAAAGCTGATTCTGAAATTCCCTGTAATTGAAAGAAAGGAACGGTCTTACCTTTGAAGGGGGATGACCACTTGTGCAGAGAAAATCTGTTTTCTCCTCGTTTTCCGCAAACCAGCCCAAAAACAACCCAATTCCACCCCATTTGCATCTTCCGCCCCCAGCCCTTACCTTTGCTCCTGCTTATCAAGAAAGACGGAGGGATTAGGCCCTGTGATGTCTTAGCAACCCAATTCAGTTGGGTGCTACTTCCTGCCCACCACGCCCGCCGTGCTGGGGGAGATGAGTGACGGTTTTCCTACACCCCTACCCGCCACCCTTCCTCCTGCCCTTTCTTGAGCCGCAACCTACCCTTTTGGTGAGCAAAGAAGATGACAAGAATAGAGGAAGAAGTTCAGAAACGCATTTTAGTCTTAGACGGGGCCATGGGCACCATGATCCAGCGGTACAACCTGCAAGAGGCCGACTACCGTGGCGACCGCTTCAAAGACTTCCACCTAGATGTGAAGGGCAACAATGATCTGCTCTCGCTTACCCAGCCCCACATCATCAAGGAAATCCATAACCAGTACTTTGAGGCCGGGGCCGACATTGCCGAGACCAACACCTTCAGTGGCACGTCCATTGCCATGGCCGACTATGACATGCAGGACCTGGTCTATGAGTTGAACTTTGAGTCGGCGCGCATTGCCAAGGAAGCTGCTGAGGAATGGACCGCCAAAACCCCAGACAAACCCCGCTTCGTGGCCGGCGCCATCGGGCCCACCAACCGTACCGCTTCCCTGTCGCCGGACGTCAACAACCCCGGCTTTAGGGCCATCACTTTTGATGAGTTGTTTGACGCCTATACTGAGCAGGTGCGCGGGCTGGTAGACGGCGGCGCAGATTTGCTGCTGGTAGAAACCATTTTTGACACCCTCAACGCGAAGGCGGCCCTGTTCGCCATTGACCAATACAGCCAACAGACCGGCAAGCGCCTGCCGCTTATGGTTTCCGGTACTATCACCGATGCCAGCGGCCGCACCCTTTCGGGCCAGACCGTAGAGGCGTTCCTGCACTCAGTGTCCCACATGCCGCTGTTGAGCGTGGGCTTTAACTGCGCGCTGGGCGCCAAACAGCTGCGTCCGCACATAGAATCCCTGAGCAAAGCCTCTAAATTCCACATCAGTGCCTACCCTAATGCCGGTCTGCCTAACGCCTTCGGGGCGTATGACGAGACCCCAGAGCAGATGGGGGCGCACGTGCGCGATTTCCTGGAAAACAACTTCGTGAATATAGTAGGTGGTTGTTGCGGTACCACGCCACCCCACATCAAGGTCATCGCGGAGATTGCTGCGCAGTACCCGCCGCGTCCGTTGCCTAAATTGCCGGAAGTTCCTACCTATTCTGGTCTGGAGCCGCTCACCGTGTTTGAAGGCTCTAACTTCATCAACATTGGCGAGCGGACCAACATCACCGGCTCCAAGCAATTCAAGCGGCTTATATTAAACGAGCAATACGAAGAGGCCCTGGCCATTGCCCGCGGGCAGGTGGAGAACGGCGCCCAGATTATTGACGTGAACATGGACGAAGGCCTGCTGGACTCTGAGGCCGCCATGACTCTGTTCCTGAACCTGATTGCCTCTGAACCAGATATTGCCAGAGTGCCCATCATGATTGACTCCTCTAAGTGGAGCGTGATTGAGGCTGGCCTAAAATGCGTGCAAGGGAAAGCCATCGTGAACTCCATCTCCCTTAAAGAAGGCGAAGAGAAATTTAAAGAATACGCCCGCAAAGTGCGCAGCTACGGCGCCGCCGTGGTGGTGATGGCCTTTGACGAAGAAGGCCAGGCCGATACCTACAAACGCCGAATTGAGATATGCCAGCGCGCTTATGACATCCTCACCAAAGAGGTAGGTTTCCCGCCCCAGGACATCATCTTTGACCCCAACATCCTCACCGTGGCCACGGGCATGGAGGAGCATAACAACTACGCCCTGGACTTTATTCAGGCCACCCGCTGGATCAAGGAAAACCTGCCCGGCTGTAAAGTAAGCGGCGGCGTGAGCAACGTGTCGTTCTCCTTCAGGGGCAATGACCCGGTGCGCGAGGCCATGCATAGCGTTTTCCTTTACCACGCCATCAAAGCCGGCCTGGACATGGGCATCGTAAACGCGGGCATGCTGGAGGTCTACGAGGAAATTCCGAAAGACCTCCTGGAGCGCGTGGAAGACGTGATTCTGAACCGCCGCCCAGACGCCACCGAGCGCTTGGTGGAGTTTGCCGAAACCGTTAAAAACAAAGGCAAAGAAGTAGTGCGCGACGAAGCCTGGCGCAACGAACCCGTGAAACAGCGCCTCACCCACGCCCTGGTAAAAGGACTGGTGGAATACATTGACCAGGACGTAGAGGAAGCCCGCCACTTGTACCAGAAACCCCTGGAAGTGATTGAAGGCCCCTTAATGGACGGCATGAACGTGGTAGGCGACCTGTTCCAGGAAGGCAAGATGTTCTTGCCTCAGGTAGTGAAAAGCGCCCGCGTGATGAAGAAAGCCGTGGCCTATCTGTTGCCTTACATTGAGGAAGAGAAAGTACGCGCTGCCGCCTCCGGCGATACCTCCACCCGCCAGACCAACGGCAAGATTCTCATGGCCACTGTGAAAGGCGACGTGCATGACATCGGCAAAAACATTGTGGGCGTGGTGCTGGCCTGCAACAACTATGAGGTAATTGACCTGGGCGTGATGACGCCTACCAGCAAGATTCTGGAGGCCGCCCGCCAGCACAACGTGGACGTGATTGGCGTATCTGGCCTCATCACTCCGTCTTTAGACGAAATGGTGAGCGTAGCCAAAGAGATGGAGCGCCAGAACTTCCACATCCCGCTGCTCATTGGTGGGGCCACCACCTCGCGAGCCCATACCGCCGTAAAGATTGCCCCGGCCTACAGCGGCACCGTGGTGCACGTGCTGGATGCCTCGCGCAGCGTACCCGTGGTAGGAAACCTGCTGAGTCCTGAGAACAAGGAGAAATTCGCGCTGGATACCCGCACCGAGTATGATCAGATGCGTGAGGGCTACCTGAGCCGCCAGAAAGACAAGAAATACCTGCCTATCAAAGAGGCCCGCGCCAACAAGCTGCCTGTGGAGTGGAAAGCCGAAGACGTGTACACCCCCGCCAAGCTGGGCATTCAGGAATTCAAAAGCTTTCCGCTGGAGGAACTGGTGCCGTATATTGACTGGACCCCCTTCTTCCAAGCCTGGGAACTCCACGGCAAATTCCCGAAACTGCTGGAAGACCCGATTGTTGGCGCCGAGGCTACCAAACTTTATGCTGATGCGCAGGCGCTCCTGAAACGCATAGTAGACGAGAAGTTGCTTACTGCCAACGGCGTGGCCGGCCTGTTCCCCGCCAACACGGTGCAGGACGATGACATAGCCGTGTACGCCAATGAGCAGCGCACGGAGGTAGTAACCCACTTCCGCACGTTGCGGCAACAGGGGCAGAAAGGCCCGGGCGTGCCTAATTTGGCGCTGGCTGATTTTGTGGCCCCCAAAGAAACCGGCCTGCAGGATTACGTAGGCGGATTCGCCGTCACGGCCGGTCATGGCCTGGACGAACTGGTGAAACACTTTGAAGCCGACCACGACGACTACCACAGCATCATGGCCAAAGCCCTGGCTGACCGCCTGGCCGAAGCCTTCGCCGAGAAACTGCACGAGATTGTGCGCAAGGATCTGTGGGCCTATGAACCCGAAGAGAACCTCAGCAACGACGAGCTCATCAAGGAGAAATACCAGGGCATTCGTCCGGCCCCCGGCTATCCCGCTTGTCCGGACCACACCGAGAAAACCACCCTGTTCCAGTTGCTGGACGTGGAGAAACACACGGGCATTACCCTAACCGAGAGCCTGGCCATGTACCCCACCGCCGCCGTGTCAGGCCTGTACTTCGCACACAAGCAGTCAAGGTACTTCGGGTTGGGCAAGATTGAGAAAGACCAGGTAACCGACTACGCCCAACGCAAAGGCATGAGTGTAGAGGAAACCGAGCGCTGGCTGTCACCTAATTTGAATTACTAAGATTCTGTTTTGGGCCTGTTTTTCAGAAAACAGGCCCAAAACAGAATCTTCTCTCCCCCCTTTCCTGTCATCCTGGAAGGATCTCGGTGGAGAACGGTAGTGGCTTTTAATCAATGCCTTTCTAGTTCGCTACCGAGATCCTTTCAGGATGACAAATAAGCGTTTTAGCATCAAAACGCTTACATAAAAAACAAAGGCCCAAAGCCAAAAGACACCCGACACTACGTCAATGAAAGTTACCGAACACCTGCACAACGCCACCAAGACCCTTTTCTCTTTTGAGATTCTGCCGCCTGTGAAAGGCACCAGCATCCAGTCCATTTACCAGGGTATTGACCCGCTCATGGAGTTCAACCCGCCATTCATCAACGTGACCTATCACCGCGAGGAATATGTGTTCAAGGAGCGCGAGAACGGGCTGCTGGAGAAAATCACTATAAGAAAACGGCCCGGCACGGTGGGTATCTGCTCGGCTATCATGAACAAGTACCACGTAGATACGGTGCCGCACATCATCTGCGGGGGCTTCAGCAAAGAGGATACTGAGAACGCGCTCATGGACCTTAACTTCCTGGGCATTGACAACGTGCTTCTGCTGCGCGGCGATGCCGTGAAGACCGAGCCCGGGTTCCGGCCGCACAAAGACGGGCACGCCCATGCCTCAGACCTTATCCAGCAGGTGGTGCAGCTCAACCATGGCCATTACCTGGACGAGGAAATGGAGAACCCCGTGCCCACCGATTTCTGCATCGGCGTAGCCGGCTACCCCGAGAAGCACGTGGAGGCCCCAAACCTGGCCTCTGACCTGAAATACCTCAAACAAAAGGTAGACCTGGGCGCTGACTATGTCATCACGCAGATGTTCTTTGACAACAAGAAGTTCTGTGATTTTGTAAAGGCCTGCCGCGAAGCGGGAATCAACGTGCCCATTCTACCCGGCCTGAAACCCATCACCGCCAAAAGCCAGCTGAATGTGCTGCCCCGCTACTTCAACATTGACCTGCCCGAGGATCTGGTGAACACCGTGGAAGCCTGCAAAACATCAGCAGACGTGAAACAGGTGGGCATTGAGTGGACCATTCAGCAGTGTAAGGAACTGGTGGAGTTTGGCGTGCCTTGCCTGCACTTTTATACCATGAGTAAATCTGAGGCTACTGCGGCCGTGGCCAGAGCTATTTTCTAAAAGGCGTTTTAAGGCTGTTTTCCTGAAAACGGCCTTAAAATAGAAAGGCCCTTTACCAGTTGGTAGAGGGCCTTTCTATTTTTACAAAACCTTGATATGGACTAAGCAAGGTACAACCTTGCTATATCTTCACCACAAGTTACGCTAGCGCTAAACTTGCGGTAGGAAATTATTTTGGGCCTGTTTTCAGCAAAACAGACCCAAAACAGAAATCCTACAGGTTGATTCTGTATTTGGTAGTGGTGATGCCCCCGAAGTTGCCGTAGCCGTTCCTGATGTTGCTGTAGAGGTTCAGGGGTTCTGCAAAGGGGTTGTCCTCAGTGTAATTCTCGCGGGAGCGCTCGTACAAGTACAGGTCCTGGGTCAAGTGCTGGAGCGTGACTTCAATGTATTTCACGGGGTAGCCGCTGCCAATATGGGTGATGACCCGGTCTGAATACGTGATGGCGCCTTGCTTGGCCCAGCCGTCATCAAACACCTTGCCGGGGGTAATCTGCTCCACATCCTCTCCAAAAACCTCGTCGTTCTCATTGTCTGGGTAAAGGGTTCCTACCTGACGTCCCTGATCATCAAACAGCTTCAGGAAGAATCGGTAGTAATCCTTTTCTGCCGGGGCGTCGTTTATCTGGATTTTCAGCAAGCCCCTAAACTCATATTGGTCGTTTCTAGCGTCGGGCTGAAAGGAGGCTGTGGCTACGGGCACCTCGGCGGGCTGGGTCAGTTTGCCTTCAATGGGCGCAAAGCCGGGGGCACTAATAGAAAGCACGTAGGTCTGGCCTGGCACCGGGGTAAACACATTGGTGGGTTTGTAGGAGCCTTGGGTCATGCCAAACTCAAAGGGCTTGAACACAAAACCCTGCTTCAGGACGCCATTCTGGTCTTTAATGGCCACGGTGGCGGTGGTGACCAGCCCGTCGCGCCAGAGGTTGTCAGAGGCCAGTACCGGCTGGCTGCGGCCCACAATCAGGGCTTGGTTAGGGTCTTCGGTATTGAGGTTGAACTGCACGGCCAGCTTGGGGGTATGCGTGGGCACGTCTATCTCCACGGTGGTCTCGCAGGCAGACAAACCTACCGCCAGGCCAAGACCCAGCAGCAGCCGTCGGCTGATTATAAGGTGTTTTTCGGAAATCAGGGGTAAACTAAAACGGAACATGCGCTTCTAGAACTTAAAGGTTTTACTCACAGACGGCAATACAGGAAACAGGCTCACTTGCTTGAACCTGGGCGCATCGCCCTCGTTCTCGCCGCCGGCGATGTAGATGTAATAGGGGTTCTTGCGGTTGTAGGCATTGTAGAAACTGATGTTGTTCACTACCTCGCCCCAGCTTTTCTTTTTGGTATGACTCAGGCTGATGTCGGCGCGGTGGTAGGCAGCCATGCGGTAGCCGTTGCGCGAACCGTAGTCATTATAGGTCTGGGTGCCGCCGTAGCCACCCTCCCAGGCCTCGCCCACCACGTAGCGGGCCTCAGGTAAGGTAATGGAGTTGCCGGTGCCGTACACCCACGTACCAGATAAAGACAGATTGGGCTTCAGCTGATGAATGACCACTAACTCAATGTCATGGCGGCGGTCATAACGGTAAGGGTATTTCTCGCCGCGGTTCAGGTCTGGAAACTGGCGG
This Rufibacter radiotolerans DNA region includes the following protein-coding sequences:
- a CDS encoding oxidoreductase, giving the protein MVSPKVALIAGASGLVGGQCLHLLLNSPRYNRVISVGRVTLPIRHPKLQQLVVDFDHLEKHSLMADDVYCCLGTTIKKAGSKEKFYQVDYTYVVKLAKLTASHFASQFLVVSALGADAHSRIFYNRVKGEMEEAVKALPFTSVHIFQPSLLLGERQEFRLGEKVASALMKWVGFIFSGPLRKYKGIPAKAVAKAMLEAAKQDGGGVLVHSSEQMQEFA
- a CDS encoding SAM-dependent methyltransferase; amino-acid sequence: MDADQHQIKHFFPRSTQYDPQWVREHSMGENVLYNLESITSQIPLKKGMRVLDLGCGKAASSVFLAKEFEVQVWAVDEAISATDNYQRVLEANLENQVFPLRADARSLPFPEEFFDVVLVIDSYTYFGTDDKYLPYICRFLKPEGYIGIVDVCFKDEIETLDQVPEFLQHDYQNYWYYIHTVEWWRKLWEKTGLVQIKTADLLPAADLIREQYVQDFEETGRKKDPFARALKKDKDHRISFFRLIGQRTTKEAYLQSYKKS
- a CDS encoding fatty acid desaturase family protein; amino-acid sequence: MSSKLRFINKEKSTFYATTRSRVEDYLKEKGISRNANPAMWRKIAFYLTVFAGLYALILSNQFGPWTMFGMTLLLGVFSALVGFNVCHDAIHGSLSPNSKVNKVFSFVFNLVGASPYVWNLTHNVVHHTYTNIPGHDEDIEVAPGLIRVAPGEKVNKLQRFQHVYAFGLYSLSSLSWVLRKDYIKFFQKQIGAQDTTNHPKAEYYKLFAYKALYYVLFIVLPLVVLDITWWQFIIGFLGLHLAEGLVMGLVFQLAHVVEGTEFPEPNEQGNMEEAWADHQMRTTANFAMKNKLAGFLLGGLNQQIEHHLFPKVCHIHYPGISKIVKETAHEFGLPYIESPTFSQALGSHYRMLKKLGWQAYKEQELAYADEILAEKQLAVN
- the metH gene encoding methionine synthase; the encoded protein is MTRIEEEVQKRILVLDGAMGTMIQRYNLQEADYRGDRFKDFHLDVKGNNDLLSLTQPHIIKEIHNQYFEAGADIAETNTFSGTSIAMADYDMQDLVYELNFESARIAKEAAEEWTAKTPDKPRFVAGAIGPTNRTASLSPDVNNPGFRAITFDELFDAYTEQVRGLVDGGADLLLVETIFDTLNAKAALFAIDQYSQQTGKRLPLMVSGTITDASGRTLSGQTVEAFLHSVSHMPLLSVGFNCALGAKQLRPHIESLSKASKFHISAYPNAGLPNAFGAYDETPEQMGAHVRDFLENNFVNIVGGCCGTTPPHIKVIAEIAAQYPPRPLPKLPEVPTYSGLEPLTVFEGSNFINIGERTNITGSKQFKRLILNEQYEEALAIARGQVENGAQIIDVNMDEGLLDSEAAMTLFLNLIASEPDIARVPIMIDSSKWSVIEAGLKCVQGKAIVNSISLKEGEEKFKEYARKVRSYGAAVVVMAFDEEGQADTYKRRIEICQRAYDILTKEVGFPPQDIIFDPNILTVATGMEEHNNYALDFIQATRWIKENLPGCKVSGGVSNVSFSFRGNDPVREAMHSVFLYHAIKAGLDMGIVNAGMLEVYEEIPKDLLERVEDVILNRRPDATERLVEFAETVKNKGKEVVRDEAWRNEPVKQRLTHALVKGLVEYIDQDVEEARHLYQKPLEVIEGPLMDGMNVVGDLFQEGKMFLPQVVKSARVMKKAVAYLLPYIEEEKVRAAASGDTSTRQTNGKILMATVKGDVHDIGKNIVGVVLACNNYEVIDLGVMTPTSKILEAARQHNVDVIGVSGLITPSLDEMVSVAKEMERQNFHIPLLIGGATTSRAHTAVKIAPAYSGTVVHVLDASRSVPVVGNLLSPENKEKFALDTRTEYDQMREGYLSRQKDKKYLPIKEARANKLPVEWKAEDVYTPAKLGIQEFKSFPLEELVPYIDWTPFFQAWELHGKFPKLLEDPIVGAEATKLYADAQALLKRIVDEKLLTANGVAGLFPANTVQDDDIAVYANEQRTEVVTHFRTLRQQGQKGPGVPNLALADFVAPKETGLQDYVGGFAVTAGHGLDELVKHFEADHDDYHSIMAKALADRLAEAFAEKLHEIVRKDLWAYEPEENLSNDELIKEKYQGIRPAPGYPACPDHTEKTTLFQLLDVEKHTGITLTESLAMYPTAAVSGLYFAHKQSRYFGLGKIEKDQVTDYAQRKGMSVEETERWLSPNLNY
- the metF gene encoding methylenetetrahydrofolate reductase [NAD(P)H], which produces MKVTEHLHNATKTLFSFEILPPVKGTSIQSIYQGIDPLMEFNPPFINVTYHREEYVFKERENGLLEKITIRKRPGTVGICSAIMNKYHVDTVPHIICGGFSKEDTENALMDLNFLGIDNVLLLRGDAVKTEPGFRPHKDGHAHASDLIQQVVQLNHGHYLDEEMENPVPTDFCIGVAGYPEKHVEAPNLASDLKYLKQKVDLGADYVITQMFFDNKKFCDFVKACREAGINVPILPGLKPITAKSQLNVLPRYFNIDLPEDLVNTVEACKTSADVKQVGIEWTIQQCKELVEFGVPCLHFYTMSKSEATAAVARAIF
- a CDS encoding DUF4249 domain-containing protein, whose translation is MFRFSLPLISEKHLIISRRLLLGLGLAVGLSACETTVEIDVPTHTPKLAVQFNLNTEDPNQALIVGRSQPVLASDNLWRDGLVTTATVAIKDQNGVLKQGFVFKPFEFGMTQGSYKPTNVFTPVPGQTYVLSISAPGFAPIEGKLTQPAEVPVATASFQPDARNDQYEFRGLLKIQINDAPAEKDYYRFFLKLFDDQGRQVGTLYPDNENDEVFGEDVEQITPGKVFDDGWAKQGAITYSDRVITHIGSGYPVKYIEVTLQHLTQDLYLYERSRENYTEDNPFAEPLNLYSNIRNGYGNFGGITTTKYRINL